The Dioscorea cayenensis subsp. rotundata cultivar TDr96_F1 chromosome 19, TDr96_F1_v2_PseudoChromosome.rev07_lg8_w22 25.fasta, whole genome shotgun sequence genome includes a window with the following:
- the LOC120250007 gene encoding ras-related protein Rab5 encodes MATIGNNNLNAKLVLLGDMGAGKSSLVLRFVKGQFLEFQESTIGAAFFSQTLAVNDATVKFEIWDTAGQERYHSLAPMYYRGAAAAIIVYDISSTESFERAKKWVQELQKQGNPNMVTALAGNKADLEDKRKVSAEEAQTYAQENGLFFMETSAKTAKNVNEIFYEIARRLPRAQPAQNPAGIVLADRPAERAQTSACCS; translated from the exons ATGGCCACCATCGGGAACAACAACCTCAACGCTAAGCTC GTGCTTCTTGGGGACATGGGTGCCGGCAAGTCGAGCCTCGTCCTCCGCTTCGTCAAGGGCCAGTTTCTTGAGTTTCAG GAGTCAACGATCGGTGCCGCGTTCTTCTCGCAGACCCTGGCGGTGAACGATGCCACGGTGAAGTTTGAGATCTGGGACACAGCTGGGCAAGAGCGGTACCATAGTCTTGCTCCGATGTACTACCGCGGCGCCGCTGCCGCTATCATCGTCTATGATATCTCCAGCACG GAATCATTTGAGAGAGCGAAGAAGTGGGTGCAAGAGCTGCAAAAACAAG GTAATCCCAACATGGTGACGGCACTTGCAGGAAATAAGGCTGATTTGGAGGATAAAAGGAAGGTTTCTGCCGAG GAAGCACAAACATATGCACAAGAAAATGGCCTTTTCTTCATGGAGACATCTGCTAAAACTGCCAAAAATGTCAATGAAATATTCTATGAGATAG CTAGAAGGTTGCCGCGTGCACAGCCAGCTCAGAATCCAGCGGGGATCGTTCTTGCAGATAGACCAGCTGAGCGAGCACAAACTTCTGCTTGCTGTTCTTAG